One Danio rerio strain Tuebingen ecotype United States chromosome 22, GRCz12tu, whole genome shotgun sequence genomic window carries:
- the polr2h gene encoding DNA-directed RNA polymerases I, II, and III subunit RPABC3 — protein sequence MAGILFEDIFDVKDIDPDGKKFDRVSRLHCESESFKMDLILDVNIQIYPVDLGDKFRLVIASTLYEDGTPDDGEYNPQDDRPSRADQFDYVMYGKVYRIEGDETSTEAATRLSAYVSYGGLLMRLQGDANNLHGFEVDSRVYLLMKKLAF from the exons ATGGCTGGGATTCTGTTCGAGGATATCTTTGATGTGAAGGATATCGATCCTGATGGGAAGAAGTTTGACAGag TGTCTCGTCTTCACTGTGAAAGTGAGTCTTTCAAGATGGACCTCATCCTGGACGTCAACATCCAGATTTACCCTGTTGATCTTG GTGACAAGTTCAGACTGGTGATCGCCAGCACTCTTTATGAGGACGGGACGCCGGACGATGGAGAATACAATCCTCAAGACGACCGGCCGTCCAG agCTGATCAGTTTGATTATGTAATGTACGGAAAGGTTTATAGGATTGAAGGAGATGAAACGTCTACAGAAGCCGCCACACGACT atcAGCGTACGTGTCGTATGGAGGCCTGCTGATGCGTCTTCAAGGCGATGCTAATAATCTGCACGGGTTTGAAGTGGACAGCAGAGTTTATCTGCTGATGAAGAAACTGGCGTTCTGA